One genomic region from Dehalobacter restrictus DSM 9455 encodes:
- the spoVB gene encoding stage V sporulation protein B produces the protein MPRNNLIFGAVILFGANLVNRLLGFVYQYLIMHYIGSEAYGLFYMVFPVYMTALVLTTAGIPLAVSKMVAERVSIGRYAEARRVFRTAFLTLFISGLLVTITLYLNRSLIVHSFFADERVGIVFQICIPSIFIVSVASAFRGYFQGLQNMVPSAVSQVCEQIFRIGIGFSLSVYLLKKGIEWAAAGLAAGMLCGEIVGLLVILIQYLMQRKHLPYGNQNGGQSKPVMPELISLSLPVTGSRLMATGLSSLDTVIIPKQLQLAGYSARNATSLFGEFSGTALTLLSFPSVFTFALATSLVPAISEAMVRNDVRAARNKSIDAIRYTIMLGLPCVIALYFFAEPLTHLFKSDHVSAVLKVLALGGLFAYIQQTTTGILQGLGKTFLPLAHSVITAVFRIPLLFYLTGIPKFGLVGTALTYVFGFAMMAFLNLYAINKHIGLQADLKSMILQPVLAGLGMTAVLKSILWLIPGQTTLLTSLTVLLAAIVIYFGILISQGGISIKEIKKTWRALRFWPKNK, from the coding sequence ATGCCCAGAAATAACCTCATTTTCGGTGCAGTCATTCTTTTTGGGGCGAATCTGGTCAACCGTCTGCTCGGGTTTGTCTACCAATACCTGATTATGCACTATATCGGCAGTGAAGCGTACGGATTGTTCTATATGGTATTTCCTGTCTATATGACTGCACTGGTCTTAACCACAGCGGGAATACCACTGGCTGTCTCCAAAATGGTTGCCGAAAGAGTCTCTATTGGCCGCTATGCTGAAGCCCGGAGAGTATTCCGGACAGCTTTCCTGACTTTATTTATTTCCGGTCTGCTGGTTACCATCACGTTGTACCTGAACAGATCCCTGATCGTTCACAGTTTCTTTGCGGATGAGCGCGTTGGAATTGTTTTTCAGATCTGTATCCCGTCGATTTTTATCGTATCTGTGGCTTCTGCGTTCCGGGGATATTTCCAGGGACTGCAGAATATGGTCCCTTCAGCGGTCAGCCAGGTTTGTGAACAAATCTTCCGGATTGGGATCGGCTTTTCTCTTTCCGTATATTTATTAAAGAAAGGCATTGAATGGGCAGCAGCCGGTCTTGCAGCAGGAATGCTCTGTGGGGAGATCGTTGGTTTGCTTGTGATCCTGATTCAATATCTGATGCAGCGCAAGCACCTGCCTTATGGAAATCAAAACGGCGGGCAATCCAAACCCGTCATGCCGGAGCTGATCAGTTTGTCCTTGCCCGTAACCGGAAGCAGGCTGATGGCTACAGGGCTGTCTTCTTTGGATACCGTCATTATTCCCAAACAGCTTCAGCTTGCCGGCTATTCGGCCAGGAACGCCACCTCTCTCTTTGGAGAGTTCAGCGGGACTGCACTTACGCTGCTCTCGTTTCCAAGTGTCTTTACATTTGCGCTGGCGACATCGCTTGTCCCGGCTATTTCCGAAGCAATGGTCCGAAATGATGTCCGGGCTGCCAGGAATAAAAGCATAGATGCGATCCGCTATACCATTATGCTTGGATTGCCGTGTGTCATTGCACTTTATTTTTTTGCTGAACCGCTTACGCACCTATTCAAAAGTGACCATGTATCTGCAGTGTTGAAGGTCTTAGCCTTGGGCGGGCTGTTTGCCTATATTCAACAGACGACCACAGGAATTCTGCAAGGACTCGGCAAAACCTTTTTACCGCTGGCCCATTCGGTCATCACGGCAGTATTCCGGATCCCGCTTCTTTTCTACCTGACTGGAATTCCGAAATTTGGTCTCGTGGGTACCGCTTTAACTTATGTATTTGGTTTTGCCATGATGGCTTTCTTAAACCTTTATGCCATAAACAAGCACATCGGACTACAAGCTGATCTGAAATCCATGATCCTGCAGCCGGTCCTGGCCGGACTTGGTATGACAGCTGTGCTCAAAAGCATCTTATGGCTGATCCCGGGCCAAACAACGCTGCTTACGAGTCTTACTGTCCTTCTTGCCGCAATCGTGATTTATTTTGGGATCCTGATTTCTCAGGGAGGCATTTCAATAAAAGAAATAAAGAAGACCTGGCGGGCTTTGAGGTTTTGGCCTAAAAATAAATAG
- the surE gene encoding 5'/3'-nucleotidase SurE encodes MKILLTNDDGYFAAGLRTMYDALAADHQHEIYVVAPEGQRSAVGRSITLFQPIFVTHHSLPDNHIGVSVNGTPTDCVKLAIQGDILPAKPDLIISGINHGPNLGSDVFYSGTVAAAMEGALLGIRSIAVSLANYDYEDYMPSALLIKRLIDTNSPLLQYQSGLLNINVPPCDREEWKGKRVTRLGRSVYDNAFENRKSPYGREYYWITGTLVFEEEQDTDLRAIQEGYVSVTPLHCDLTDYERLKTMGNLL; translated from the coding sequence ATGAAAATCCTGCTGACAAATGATGATGGTTATTTTGCTGCCGGTCTCAGGACCATGTATGATGCTTTGGCAGCGGACCATCAGCATGAGATCTACGTTGTGGCTCCGGAAGGGCAGCGATCAGCTGTTGGACGGTCTATCACCCTGTTTCAACCAATCTTCGTGACCCATCATTCCTTGCCAGATAATCATATCGGTGTATCTGTCAACGGAACACCGACAGACTGTGTCAAACTGGCAATACAGGGGGATATTCTTCCTGCCAAGCCGGATTTGATCATATCCGGAATTAATCACGGACCGAATCTCGGTTCGGATGTATTCTACTCAGGTACTGTGGCAGCCGCAATGGAGGGTGCCCTGTTAGGGATACGTTCCATTGCGGTATCACTTGCCAATTATGATTACGAAGACTATATGCCAAGCGCTTTGCTCATCAAACGCTTGATTGATACGAACAGCCCCTTGCTTCAGTATCAGAGTGGCCTGCTCAATATCAATGTGCCGCCCTGCGACAGGGAGGAATGGAAGGGAAAAAGAGTCACCAGACTAGGCAGGTCTGTTTACGACAATGCGTTCGAAAACAGAAAATCTCCTTATGGCAGAGAGTATTATTGGATCACCGGAACGCTCGTTTTTGAAGAAGAACAGGATACCGACCTCAGGGCAATTCAGGAAGGGTATGTTTCGGTTACGCCTTTACACTGTGACCTGACCGATTATGAACGGTTAAAGACCATGGGAAATTTACTATAG
- the folE gene encoding GTP cyclohydrolase I FolE codes for MMAIDHAKIERAVRDILEAIGEDPEREGLKDTPKRVARFYEEAFAGLHEDPSKNLSVLFSENHEEMVLVRDIPIYSMCEHHLLPFVGQAHIAYIPRHGKVTGLSKLARVAEDYARRPQLQERLTSQIANTVNDMLNPRGVIVVIEAEHMCMTVRGIKKPGAQTVTSAVRGMFETSAATRAEAFSLIMGRH; via the coding sequence ATGATGGCTATAGATCATGCAAAAATAGAACGAGCTGTAAGGGATATTTTAGAAGCAATTGGAGAGGATCCGGAAAGAGAAGGACTTAAGGATACTCCCAAAAGAGTTGCCAGATTTTATGAGGAAGCTTTTGCCGGACTTCATGAAGATCCGAGCAAGAACCTGTCTGTATTGTTTTCGGAAAACCACGAGGAAATGGTACTGGTTAGAGATATTCCGATTTATTCAATGTGTGAGCATCACCTGCTTCCTTTTGTTGGACAGGCCCACATTGCGTATATACCGAGACACGGCAAGGTGACAGGATTGTCAAAGCTGGCCAGAGTTGCCGAAGACTACGCCAGAAGGCCACAGCTACAGGAAAGATTGACGAGCCAGATTGCGAATACTGTGAATGATATGCTTAATCCGCGCGGCGTTATTGTCGTCATTGAAGCTGAGCATATGTGCATGACCGTACGCGGAATTAAAAAACCCGGCGCGCAGACCGTTACATCAGCAGTCAGAGGAATGTTTGAAACCAGCGCTGCCACCAGGGCAGAGGCGTTCTCATTAATTATGGGCAGACACTAA
- a CDS encoding cation:proton antiporter: protein MEHLLLEVGLALALSAVAGMIAGKLRISIVPILIIAGMVVGPHAPHIGVFDFRFIQSAALIDFMGKMGVLFLLFSLGLEFSIKQLMASGPSILRSGLIYMLINFSVALLYPLLLGWPVKEILVVAGMMTISSSAIVAKVIVELKRAANDETEIILGLMMFQDVFVAIYLSVVSGLVLSGSTSTVTVLLTAAVALGFIGAFLFLGHKLVPWLNRRLDIPSDETFLLVTFAAVTLVAGISETLNIAEAIGAMLLGLVMAETEHRERIEHIIVPFRDFFGALFFFSFGLSIDPFTLGGAVWPVLGAVLLTLLGNTIAGFIAGRRAQLSHRASLRIGLTILSRGEFSIILATLALSGGLLGVLQPFSALYVLILAILGPILTKESSLVYKLIGPILKWPELPEKRRLKL, encoded by the coding sequence ATGGAGCATTTGCTACTGGAAGTTGGTCTCGCTCTGGCTTTATCGGCCGTGGCGGGGATGATAGCCGGTAAATTGCGGATTTCCATTGTGCCTATTCTGATTATTGCGGGGATGGTTGTTGGACCTCATGCTCCTCATATCGGGGTATTTGATTTCAGGTTTATTCAGTCAGCCGCGCTCATCGACTTTATGGGAAAGATGGGTGTTTTATTTTTACTATTCTCTCTTGGATTAGAATTCTCAATCAAACAGCTGATGGCATCGGGACCGTCGATTCTCCGCAGCGGCCTCATCTATATGCTCATCAACTTTTCTGTTGCGCTGCTGTACCCATTGCTTTTAGGTTGGCCCGTCAAAGAAATCCTGGTCGTAGCAGGGATGATGACAATTTCGTCAAGCGCTATTGTAGCTAAAGTCATCGTCGAGTTAAAACGAGCTGCGAACGATGAGACAGAAATTATCTTAGGGCTGATGATGTTTCAGGATGTGTTTGTGGCAATTTATTTATCCGTTGTCTCCGGCTTGGTTCTTTCAGGTTCGACTTCGACCGTTACAGTCCTGCTTACAGCAGCTGTTGCACTTGGATTTATCGGGGCATTTCTGTTTTTGGGCCATAAGCTCGTTCCGTGGCTGAACCGCCGGCTGGATATTCCTTCGGACGAGACGTTTTTACTGGTGACTTTTGCGGCGGTGACGTTGGTTGCGGGGATTTCCGAAACCCTGAATATTGCCGAGGCCATCGGAGCAATGCTACTCGGCCTCGTAATGGCGGAGACGGAGCATCGCGAGCGGATTGAACACATTATTGTTCCCTTTCGTGATTTTTTCGGCGCATTATTCTTCTTCAGTTTCGGTCTAAGCATCGATCCTTTTACGCTGGGTGGCGCTGTTTGGCCGGTCCTTGGCGCAGTACTGCTGACGCTTCTTGGTAATACGATTGCTGGGTTTATAGCCGGAAGGAGAGCTCAGCTGTCTCATCGCGCTTCACTCAGGATTGGCTTAACGATCCTGTCACGTGGTGAATTTTCGATTATACTCGCCACACTGGCCCTATCAGGAGGCTTGCTGGGAGTCCTGCAGCCGTTTTCTGCCTTGTATGTGCTTATTCTCGCCATATTGGGCCCCATACTGACCAAGGAATCCAGTCTGGTGTATAAGTTAATTGGGCCGATCCTTAAATGGCCGGAGCTGCCTGAGAAACGCAGGTTAAAACTTTAA
- a CDS encoding cation:proton antiporter regulatory subunit — protein sequence MKLVKEKDLPGIGKKYQLDTRSGDKLVVIVHDDGRREMYHYYLEDPNESISMVTLDDEESRCIASILGGMAYRPKDLDTVEVAIGDMVLEWYRIETGAYAIGKSIGEMQVRKRTGGTIIAMVKKDQNKTINPNPDIVLQEGATIVILGEKEQVKAAKGLLFHGSVH from the coding sequence ATGAAGTTAGTCAAGGAAAAAGACTTGCCGGGAATCGGGAAAAAGTATCAGCTGGACACCCGGTCTGGAGATAAGCTGGTCGTGATCGTCCATGATGACGGGCGCCGGGAAATGTATCACTATTACCTCGAGGATCCGAATGAATCGATCTCGATGGTAACACTTGATGATGAAGAATCGCGTTGTATTGCCTCAATTCTGGGCGGAATGGCCTATCGCCCCAAAGATCTGGATACTGTTGAGGTAGCCATCGGGGATATGGTACTCGAATGGTACAGGATTGAAACGGGGGCTTATGCGATTGGTAAATCAATCGGTGAGATGCAGGTCCGGAAGCGGACCGGCGGGACGATTATTGCGATGGTGAAAAAAGACCAAAATAAAACGATCAATCCCAATCCCGACATCGTTCTTCAGGAAGGTGCAACGATTGTTATTCTGGGAGAAAAAGAACAGGTGAAAGCTGCTAAAGGACTCCTGTTTCACGGGAGTGTTCATTAA
- a CDS encoding methyltransferase domain-containing protein has protein sequence MADWNPEAYLKFEKERSKPSRDLVSRIKLEQPENILDVGCGPGNSTRILAERWKNAAITAIDNSHAMLEIAKATNPSVCWLLRDAGRDISDLGQFDLIFSNAVFQWIPDNDLLISRLFAMLKPRGILAVQVPFVNEMLIHQLLLDLVSSAKWSGYFNHIAIPYKVHTPEYYYDILCELTPEIELWETRYYHLMNSYDDILDLYRSTGLRPYLDCLHEDKKQKEFESDLMLEIMKYYAGSKDGKILFTFDRVFFTATR, from the coding sequence ATGGCAGACTGGAATCCAGAGGCATATTTAAAATTTGAGAAAGAAAGATCCAAACCGTCACGTGATTTAGTCAGCCGTATTAAGCTTGAACAGCCTGAAAACATTCTGGATGTAGGCTGCGGCCCGGGTAATAGCACCCGCATTTTAGCGGAGAGATGGAAGAATGCGGCTATCACAGCCATTGATAATTCACATGCCATGCTCGAAATTGCCAAAGCAACAAATCCGTCAGTATGTTGGTTATTACGAGATGCCGGACGGGACATTTCCGATCTGGGCCAGTTCGACCTCATATTTTCCAATGCGGTCTTCCAATGGATTCCTGATAATGATCTTCTTATCTCCAGACTGTTTGCCATGCTGAAACCCCGCGGCATATTAGCTGTCCAAGTTCCGTTTGTCAATGAAATGCTGATTCATCAGCTGCTTCTAGACCTGGTATCCTCAGCGAAGTGGTCCGGCTATTTTAATCACATTGCGATTCCTTATAAGGTTCATACTCCTGAATATTATTATGATATTCTCTGTGAATTAACACCGGAAATCGAATTATGGGAAACCAGGTATTATCATTTGATGAACAGTTATGACGATATCCTGGATCTGTATCGAAGCACCGGGCTGAGACCCTACTTGGATTGTCTTCATGAAGACAAAAAGCAAAAAGAATTTGAGAGTGATCTGATGCTGGAAATTATGAAGTATTATGCCGGCTCGAAAGACGGTAAAATTTTATTTACTTTCGACCGCGTATTCTTTACAGCAACGCGGTGA
- a CDS encoding tetratricopeptide repeat protein has product MGNRLHLKTKLQINWLLFMGEEQQALEILFGILNTENISDALYLAEVKTLIDHKVFKEAQAYLEAAIIYSEEPGQLAEVHFLLARCCHGQGFVNDALIHLENALQLEANSTYWNLQTDCYLELGEWQEAINCLDKSLRSSPGDADILFRLGSIYQFQGQYREALNCFSGCCKVKPYQPEYWEMKAEMQLKMNQTEDAVESFHKAIKCGGHFSLMSRLAYCYAQTGQQGKARKLFQKVLKHDPDDLDALCNLAGIYHEFQQDDQAYRLLRKAYTLKNNDTLLLNNLGFICFQLGRTRKAIEYYQNALKIDPEDKTVLYNLSVCMTEKGLWDDAKIILERLVSMDNKNSAAWILLGNTYEEMSNTKVAVDCYNKSFGLTVKKAI; this is encoded by the coding sequence ATGGGAAACCGCTTACATCTCAAGACAAAACTGCAAATTAATTGGCTGCTTTTCATGGGTGAAGAACAGCAGGCCCTGGAAATCCTGTTTGGAATCTTAAACACAGAAAATATCTCCGACGCCCTGTATTTGGCAGAGGTGAAAACACTGATTGATCATAAGGTTTTCAAAGAAGCTCAGGCCTATTTGGAAGCAGCAATCATCTATAGCGAAGAGCCCGGACAGCTGGCTGAAGTACATTTTTTACTGGCCCGCTGCTGTCATGGACAGGGATTTGTCAATGATGCTTTGATTCATCTCGAAAATGCGCTTCAGCTGGAAGCGAACAGTACTTACTGGAATCTGCAGACGGATTGTTACCTCGAACTTGGGGAATGGCAGGAAGCTATTAATTGTCTGGATAAGTCTCTGCGTTCCTCACCTGGAGATGCCGATATCCTTTTTCGACTTGGCAGCATCTATCAGTTCCAGGGGCAATACAGGGAAGCTTTAAACTGTTTCAGCGGCTGCTGTAAAGTGAAGCCGTATCAGCCGGAATACTGGGAAATGAAAGCTGAGATGCAGCTAAAAATGAATCAGACCGAGGATGCGGTCGAATCTTTCCATAAAGCGATTAAATGCGGGGGGCATTTCAGCCTGATGTCCAGGCTGGCCTACTGCTATGCGCAGACCGGTCAGCAGGGCAAAGCCCGGAAGCTGTTCCAGAAAGTATTAAAACATGACCCGGATGATCTTGATGCCCTATGCAATCTGGCCGGCATTTACCACGAGTTTCAGCAGGACGACCAGGCTTACCGATTACTTAGAAAAGCCTATACGCTGAAGAATAACGACACATTGCTGCTGAATAATTTAGGCTTTATCTGTTTTCAGCTCGGAAGAACGCGCAAAGCAATTGAGTATTATCAGAATGCCCTGAAAATTGATCCGGAAGATAAAACGGTGCTCTATAATTTAAGTGTCTGCATGACCGAAAAAGGGCTGTGGGACGACGCTAAAATTATCCTGGAACGACTGGTCTCCATGGACAACAAAAACAGCGCGGCCTGGATCCTGCTTGGGAATACGTATGAAGAAATGTCCAACACAAAGGTGGCAGTTGATTGTTACAATAAATCTTTCGGCTTAACGGTTAAAAAAGCCATTTAA
- a CDS encoding phospholipase D-like domain-containing protein, with protein sequence MYNKRRVAKAQFIDKEADILSKAKVPFLIIMMIIMIAIPIMSGCSKIFSFSADEESNPVSNLPPGALYIDGAAIRPLTLNVINQAKQSIYIELSSLNDQEIINLLITKAHSGIEVRLLLDQWQRDNTSTIKALKNENISVQYYPAEKGQYQTVRYMVVDHKTAVFYEKDWTAKGFDAHSMAVKLSGDSVGVMDKSFGKDWTYTTTLSLDLPDTSKLPEDNITFAVTVNVKQQLLNLINAATSEILIETEQLSKDDIIDALMEAKKRGCNVKVIVSLSSAITSPDAIQELKDAQIELRYYNHPDKKAMGANFGIFDQTTLFFSNSAWTYPSFVINHESSLTIPSPAAAKKVTALFDEEWANSTP encoded by the coding sequence ATGTATAATAAGAGAAGAGTTGCCAAAGCTCAATTTATTGATAAAGAGGCTGATATTTTGTCCAAAGCAAAAGTACCCTTCTTGATCATCATGATGATCATCATGATAGCAATACCGATAATGTCCGGATGCAGCAAAATATTCTCGTTTTCCGCTGATGAAGAATCCAATCCAGTATCAAACTTGCCACCTGGTGCGCTTTACATAGACGGAGCTGCTATCCGTCCGCTAACTCTGAATGTAATTAATCAGGCCAAACAATCCATTTATATCGAGCTGTCCAGTCTGAATGATCAGGAAATCATTAATTTGCTGATTACAAAAGCGCATTCGGGCATCGAAGTGAGACTGCTGCTCGATCAATGGCAGAGAGATAATACCTCAACCATCAAAGCACTAAAAAATGAAAACATATCGGTCCAGTACTATCCTGCTGAAAAAGGACAGTACCAGACAGTACGCTATATGGTTGTTGATCACAAAACGGCTGTTTTTTATGAAAAGGACTGGACCGCCAAAGGCTTCGATGCGCACAGCATGGCTGTAAAGCTATCCGGAGACTCTGTCGGTGTCATGGACAAATCCTTCGGCAAAGACTGGACCTATACGACAACACTGTCGCTCGATTTACCGGATACTTCCAAATTGCCAGAAGACAATATTACCTTTGCCGTTACTGTCAATGTTAAACAGCAGCTTCTTAATTTAATCAACGCTGCTACGTCTGAGATCTTAATAGAAACCGAACAACTAAGTAAAGACGATATAATTGATGCCCTGATGGAGGCAAAAAAAAGAGGCTGTAACGTGAAAGTGATCGTCAGCCTTTCCAGTGCGATTACCTCGCCCGATGCCATTCAGGAATTAAAGGATGCCCAGATCGAATTACGCTATTACAATCATCCTGACAAAAAAGCGATGGGCGCAAATTTCGGTATTTTTGATCAGACAACGCTGTTTTTTTCCAATTCTGCCTGGACATATCCTTCTTTTGTTATTAATCACGAGAGTTCCTTGACTATCCCTTCCCCTGCTGCCGCCAAAAAAGTTACAGCGCTGTTTGATGAAGAATGGGCTAACAGTACACCTTAA
- a CDS encoding IS4 family transposase codes for MTSIIPDLTSNENAVSSRIDQYFIQNSFSKLLKRCNFYKESGIPCVTILKELFTLVFTGKNLFRTLEMKPEELSFRKNTAYRFLNSGHYNWSKLLLLLASKVIDFVNGLTSDDRKSVLIVDDSLYSRSRSKKVELMTRVFDHTTHKFVKGFRMLTLGWSDGNTFLPIGFSLLSSQKPEKILNPAKPLDKRTIAYKRRTEAMGSTTDALINLLHCAAHIPAKYVLFDSWFAHPKTILRVKQEKRDVICMLKITEKIHYHYNGKWQPLQELRKLAGDIADAKTGIIGSITVQIRETKNIQDLTDVKIVFVQDRRSKNWLALLSTDLELSEEEIVRIYGKRWDIEVFFKVCKSYLALAKEYQGRNYDAQVAATSIVFLRYIMLAVESRNTQDDRTIGELFYYYSDEMEDLKLSQALVLLIDTLRRVLSNFPVISQELANMIMDTFLSTIPRSFKERLLFAT; via the coding sequence ATGACCAGTATTATACCAGATTTGACGAGTAACGAAAATGCTGTTTCCTCACGAATCGATCAATATTTTATCCAGAATTCATTTTCCAAGCTCCTTAAACGTTGCAATTTTTATAAAGAATCAGGAATTCCGTGTGTGACTATTTTAAAAGAACTTTTCACCCTTGTTTTTACCGGAAAGAATCTCTTTAGAACACTTGAAATGAAACCCGAAGAATTATCTTTCCGTAAAAATACAGCCTATCGCTTCTTAAACTCCGGTCATTATAATTGGTCAAAACTCCTGTTGTTACTAGCATCTAAGGTCATTGATTTTGTTAATGGTTTGACCAGTGATGATCGGAAATCGGTACTCATTGTTGATGATTCTCTTTACAGCAGAAGTCGAAGTAAGAAAGTTGAACTGATGACTCGGGTCTTTGACCACACAACCCATAAATTTGTGAAAGGCTTTCGAATGCTGACTTTGGGCTGGTCCGATGGAAACACATTTCTGCCTATTGGTTTTTCACTCTTAAGTTCCCAGAAACCGGAGAAGATCTTGAATCCGGCCAAGCCTTTGGATAAGCGAACGATTGCTTACAAAAGAAGAACCGAGGCGATGGGGAGTACAACCGATGCTTTGATTAATCTTCTCCACTGTGCTGCTCATATTCCAGCTAAGTACGTTCTTTTTGACAGCTGGTTTGCCCATCCTAAGACGATCTTAAGGGTCAAACAAGAAAAGCGCGATGTTATTTGCATGTTGAAGATTACAGAGAAAATTCATTACCACTATAACGGAAAATGGCAGCCCCTTCAGGAACTTCGTAAATTGGCAGGTGATATTGCTGATGCTAAAACAGGGATCATCGGTTCAATAACAGTTCAAATACGTGAGACCAAAAATATTCAAGACTTAACCGATGTGAAAATTGTTTTTGTTCAGGACAGACGATCGAAAAACTGGCTGGCCCTCCTGAGTACGGACTTGGAGCTATCTGAAGAAGAAATTGTCCGTATTTACGGCAAACGCTGGGACATAGAAGTTTTCTTCAAAGTATGCAAGTCGTATTTGGCTCTGGCTAAAGAATACCAAGGACGAAACTATGATGCTCAGGTAGCCGCAACATCCATCGTATTTCTAAGATACATTATGTTAGCAGTTGAAAGCAGAAATACTCAGGATGATAGGACAATTGGAGAACTATTTTACTATTACAGTGATGAAATGGAAGATCTCAAACTTTCTCAAGCATTAGTATTGTTAATCGACACTCTCAGGCGTGTTCTAAGCAATTTTCCTGTCATAAGCCAGGAATTAGCCAATATGATTATGGATACTTTTCTTAGCACTATTCCACGGTCTTTCAAAGAACGATTGTTGTTTGCAACCTGA
- a CDS encoding LTA synthase family protein: MKEVSFSEDPIPYFHYLQKNYSGGKMVVPVFAGGTVNTEFEVLTGYSCQFLPAGIIPYVQYATRDMDALPAIYKKQGYEATAIHTYHNWFYRRNIVFEEMGFDKFISKEFFTDPEKKGTYIRDTELTKKILQQLGQNDKPDFIYAISMQAHGPYAEKPNAGNTIQVQGNFSAKSKTLLENYVNTISDVDQSLKALIEGLKKIDEPTIVVFYGDHLPLLGNSSEVYKEADFFQDRNNYSDYLNKYTVPFIIWDNFSSPKDKENIRISSSFLGPYILEKSKKEGNTLTDFLYSLYEKGSDVMTAALYQQNEKITETESADYEMLQYDSLIGNAYAYELEPRDKPVQNALYLLGERFPKIEKVLRLSEDVIQVQGENFLPDYQIYIDDTPVKTKYVSNTVLTATLPKSIQNETEPVKLLLKMIDSLNNVISESNTYSFSRADGASINNK, translated from the coding sequence ATGAAAGAAGTAAGCTTCAGCGAAGATCCAATTCCGTATTTTCATTATCTGCAAAAAAATTATTCAGGCGGAAAGATGGTTGTTCCTGTCTTTGCCGGAGGAACGGTGAATACAGAGTTTGAGGTTCTAACAGGATATTCCTGCCAGTTTCTCCCGGCAGGGATCATTCCGTATGTCCAGTACGCAACCAGGGATATGGATGCCCTGCCCGCGATTTACAAAAAGCAGGGCTATGAGGCTACGGCAATTCATACTTACCATAACTGGTTTTACCGCCGCAATATTGTTTTCGAAGAGATGGGATTTGACAAATTTATCAGCAAGGAATTTTTTACAGATCCTGAGAAGAAAGGAACTTATATCCGCGATACGGAGCTTACGAAGAAGATTCTGCAGCAGCTTGGACAGAATGATAAACCCGATTTCATCTATGCGATTTCGATGCAGGCTCATGGACCCTATGCGGAGAAACCTAATGCCGGAAATACGATTCAGGTCCAGGGTAACTTTTCGGCTAAAAGTAAAACCTTGCTGGAGAACTACGTGAATACAATTTCCGATGTCGATCAGTCCCTGAAAGCTTTGATTGAAGGTCTGAAGAAGATTGACGAACCAACGATTGTCGTTTTTTACGGAGATCATTTGCCCTTGCTTGGCAATAGCTCGGAAGTATACAAAGAGGCTGACTTTTTTCAGGACCGGAATAATTACAGTGATTATTTAAACAAATATACGGTGCCCTTTATCATCTGGGATAATTTCTCGAGCCCGAAAGATAAAGAAAATATCCGTATTTCCTCGAGCTTTTTGGGGCCTTACATTCTGGAAAAAAGCAAAAAAGAAGGAAATACCCTGACGGATTTTCTTTATTCCTTATATGAAAAAGGGTCGGACGTTATGACCGCTGCGCTTTATCAGCAGAATGAAAAAATCACCGAAACAGAATCTGCAGACTATGAAATGCTGCAATATGATTCGCTGATTGGCAATGCGTATGCCTATGAGCTGGAACCACGGGATAAACCAGTTCAGAATGCTTTGTACCTGCTTGGAGAACGTTTTCCCAAGATCGAAAAGGTCCTTCGCCTGAGTGAAGATGTGATTCAGGTTCAAGGAGAAAACTTCCTACCGGATTATCAGATTTATATTGATGATACCCCGGTTAAAACGAAGTATGTAAGTAATACTGTCTTAACAGCCACTTTGCCCAAATCAATCCAGAATGAGACTGAGCCGGTCAAGCTTCTTTTAAAGATGATCGACAGCCTCAATAATGTTATTTCAGAATCAAATACGTATTCATTCTCGCGTGCGGATGGTGCCTCCATCAATAATAAATAA